The Zingiber officinale cultivar Zhangliang chromosome 9A, Zo_v1.1, whole genome shotgun sequence genome window below encodes:
- the LOC122021230 gene encoding uncharacterized protein LOC122021230 isoform X1, which translates to MDCDDSDFQSQNFHLIGEDNDGFPQSLQSYDPPKFDIDDHFQSHLRFDSLAESRLFLGIQGEENNWIEEFSPRHSTAEFGSSALQTCSIAGNDVWSDTPSELPRMPVKSIRDNEVNTQNMNTESEIHPKEDSAKNILGLSDDIARTNQHGVSLHTPICENSDSVSNINLSDQKYHAVGEVVDSEFTANVELTSSSVEVPKACLVSGELVEVVQSKDLLDNSLQTPICEDSVSVLNINLSDQKYHAVGEVVDSEFTANVELTSSVEVPKVCLVSGELLEVVQSKDLLDNSSVISSFDDCASAVNRSLDMSATSVPSNSQNCSLALLTDAASTETGKLGNSLLTEPKKEDCHTINVNKNSESSQSENKQSETFSIVHGEHRLNEHSSLDQALNNDVCAVKDSSGMVPPIDSLVLENEGSHDNVLSENSDGLLQAIAYQVKSLNKDLKAEDKRSTNTAQLPSLAKDAGENFVDAVTEKRTELSDIAAGLITSPALLLVESQPFCSGEQRDLDKSKRVIGDKKWKIDFSSTVDTEITAVEDDTGSQIHTLTTHNLDILQRAKNGDNKSLKDFTEKLDASEQTVANQPSALLEGAENMTSSSNEELDPISETACLVAESTVDNISHLEEKDESTQSVGSNDNKLKDHSPITEITQLSSSETQDHGVLMDSDEISIKDQAENTQLLHSEVEVIIEEKEIILSSSPDLHSDGKDAQATSLSDVNFSTNSEKVGGFHVMADSDAKGPSVEIFSDEQETTKNDEVQVAFSDGAFSLSTCKSTEQEDANLAPTNHSDKPKHTDIEFDTSNIGTNVLSQLPLPEGNLESSSFDPQGGKASSYDTNCGSPTVISCKEWNLEERNSTQYRERNSLLQNFAGPSLEAPKFDIFKGTVQDPKMSTFGDDGNFTFIVPLCKNDTPEDCNKAQEFANTTQLLEQSQISAEISQEHSSDTVKETTINPSMSVENKRNQASARATKKAGISKGDANEKSQEKHSKGSKRTPRSTSSRALRNKISKDDVQQCTMKSSCSPNVQTSNLPDMSTSATPLFHQPFTDLQQVQLRAQIFVYGSLIQGVLPDEACMLPAFGGTDGGRSLWEKTWRVASERFHNKKSLTSSSEQGVSCSPLSSKALNSSAGRRDSKTPIAATKSSIVSFQSPFQNSSKDVLPSNITRGTYLDSNQSSLPLHSYQTSQMRQYLTNSTSWFSPSPHHASWVVPSQGSPFDSTAHHSSAIASETSQVTPARDTSKFRAANMQLTSSSALLPRQDTPSISAVLSSEVQNKEATPVGNKSTSTREKSRKRKKISSLEEPLLNISTPQPQLDSASATYVTSNLPSCSSLPRLSSSLSPSTSVGFISTTSQAPAVPYYQILGNSSQQNIFSKETCTHIEQSKVQADIASASAAAAIKHSQTIWEQMTAQKSGLPLEVEGKLVSAAVAAAAAASVAKAAAEVAKVASEATMQAKMMADEAVNSSYAENGTQSTESNLDIGKSLLTSSGKDNINGLSVISAAREATRRRVEASSAAMKRAENLDAILKAAEMAAEAVSQVGTIIAMGDPLPFSISEIVEAGSDVYWKRHRKTKIGAESNLQPKKNLGLHIASDHELYTEQQAELLSDHNKIKDSIIERSPGNLKSISSEEHYEGHELQGREKIVSTGRGPTQGSTIQTGSHVEVVAEGGLQGAWFSAFVLDIKDGKAYVQYKDLPSDEGHEKLKEWIPLESKGDQPPRIRAPHNIMVGIPEGTRKRRRGTLSNFNWAVGDRVDAWMCDRWWEGVVTDKNPDDETKLTVHFSGSDLSVVRAWNLRPSLIWEDGQWIEWSRAKEKVALETYEGDTPQEKRQKLWRLDDKSKEEIIEGGLNTHTGDSSKLEETNPLNLSAKDVMFSMGKNVGEGNNDDAFKVKRAGLQKDRSKVVFGVPKPGKKRKFMEVSKHYTADKTEKAAERSDSMKFAKYLIPQASQSWRNSSKQETKGKQTTNLNTRVLKSLRSQNVQAKSTVDKDKLVNSASVSNGVEVSLKTSFSTGEKKDSMEIGSLPHIIGKVDVAVLEPSAQPVQGIPASKKKSSSLEVEMGEKEKGSSGVELTSRSEVQGLENIGKRSDVIEPRRSNRRIQPTSRVSFLIYFFYLISASWATTQECYPRIFLGSCLVTGGIAKLSAHIQDSQFFT; encoded by the exons ATGGATTGTGATGATAGTGACTTTCAGAGCCAGAACTTTCATCTAATTGGAGAGGATAATGATGGGTTTCCCCAAAGCTTACAGTCATATGATCCTCCAAAATTTGATATTGACGATCATTTTCAATCTCATTTAAGGTTTGATAGTTTAGCTGAATCACGACTTTTTCTTGGCATTCAAGGTGAAGAAAACAATTGGATCGAAGAGTTCTCTCCTAGACATAGTACTGCAGAATTTGGCTCAAGTGCCTTGCAGACTTGTTCCATTGCTGGGAACGACGTTTGGTCTGATACTCCATCTGAATTGCCGCGGATGCCAGTAAAATCTATTAGAGATAATGAGGTAAACACACAAAACATGAATACAGAGTCAGAAATACATCCAAAAGAAGACTCTGCTAAAAATATTCTGGGGTTGAGTGATGATATAGCTAGAACCAACCAGCATGGAGTTTCTCTTCACACTCCCATTTGTGAAAATTCTGATTCTGTCTCGAATATAAATTTATCTGACCAAAAGTATCATGCTGTTGGGGAGGTGGTTGACTCAGAATTCACTGCTAATGTAGAATTAACATCTTCATCGGTTGAGGTACCTAAAGCATGTTTGGTTTCTGGTGAGCTTGTTGAGGTGGTTCAAAGCAAGGACCTATTGGATAATTCACTTCAAACTCCCATTTGTGAAGATTCTGTTTCTgtcttgaatataaatttatctGACCAAAAGTATCATGCTGTCGGGGAGGTGGTTGACTCAGAATTCACTGCTAATGTAGAATTAACTTCATCAGTTGAGGTACCTAAAGTATGTTTGGTTTCTGGCGAGCTTCTTGAGGTGGTTCAGAGCAAGGACCTATTGGATAATTCATCAgtgattagttcatttgatgaCTGTGCTAGTGCTGTAAACAGAAGTCTTGACATGAGTGCAACTTCTGTTCCCAGCAACAGTCAGAATTGCTCCTTGGCTTTACTCACCGATGCTGCAAGTACCGAAACAGGTAAACTGGGAAACTCATTATTAACAGAGCCAAAGAAAGAAGATTGCCATACCATTAATGTGAATAAGAACTCAGAATCTTCACAGTCTGAAAACAAGCAGAGTGAAACATTTTCTATTGTACATGGTGAACACAGACTGAATGAACACAGTTCTCTGGACCAGGCTCTCAATAATGATGTTTGTGCTGTTAAGGATTCTTCAGGAATGGTTCCACCGATAGATTCTCTGGTGTTGGAAAATGAAGGGTCTCATGATAATGTGCTCTCAGAGAACTCTGATGGACTGCTGCAAGCTATTGCTTACCAAGTGAAATCTTTGAACAAAGACTtgaaggcagaggataaaagatCAACTAATACTGCTCAGTTACCATCTTTGGCAAAGGATGCTGGAGAGAATTTTGTTGACGCTGTCACTGAGAAGAGAACCGAGCTTTCTGATATAGCAGCAGGACTTATTACTTCTCCTGCTTTATTGCTTGTGGAAAGTCAACCATTTTGTTCTGGGGAACAGAGAGATCTTGATAAGTCCAAAAGAGTAATTGGTGACAAAAAATGGAAGATAGACTTTTCATCTACAGTAGACACTGAAATAACTGCAGTTGAAGATGATACTGGTTCACAGATTCATACTTTAACTACCCATAACTTGGATATTTTGCAGAGAGCAAAGAATGGTGACAATAAATCCTTAAAAGATTTTACTGAAAAGTTGGATGCCTCAGAACAAACTGTTGCCAATCAACCTTCTGCTTTACTGGAGGGTGCAGAAAATATGACCTCTTCCTCTAATGAGGAATTAGATCCAATATCTGAGACTGCTTGTTTGGTTGCTGAATCAACTGTCGATAACATTAGTCATTTAGAGGAAAAGGATGAATCTACCCAATCGGTCGGTTCAAATGACAATAAACTTAAGGATCACTCTCCCATTACTGAGATTACACAATTATCGTCATCTGAAACACAGGACCATGGTGTGTTGATGGATAGTGATGAGATATCAATCAAGGACCAAGCAG AGAATACCCAGCTGCTACACTCTGAGGTTGAAGTGATAATAGAAGAGAAAGAAATCATATTGTCATCCTCTCCTGATTTGCATTCAGATGGGAAAGATGCACAGGCCACTTCCTTGTCAGATGTGAATTTTAGCACAAACAGTGAGAAAGTAGGAGGATTCCATGTGATGGCTGATTCAGATGCGAAGGGTCCATCAGTTGAGATTTTTTCTGATGAACAGG AAACTACCAAAAATGATGAAGTTCAGGTGGCTTTTTCAGATGGGGCATTTTCTCTTTCCACTTGCAAAAGCACAGAGCAAGAAGATGCAAATTTAGCTCCAACAAATCATTCTGACAAGCCAAAACATACTGATATAGAAT TTGATACGTCAAATATTGGTACAAATGTCCTTTCTCAGTTGCCTTTGCCTGAAGGTAATCTAGAGTCCTCCTCCTTTGATCCTCAAGGTGGAAAGGCAAGTTCATATGATACAAATTGTGGTTCACCTACTGTTATTAGTTGCAAAGAATGGAACCTTGAGGAAAGGAATAGCACACAGTATAGAGAAAGGAATAGTTTGTTGCAAAATTTTGCAGGCCCTTCGTTAGAGGCACCAAAGTTTGATATCTTTAAAGGCACTGTTCAAGATCCCAAAATGAGTACTTTTGGTGATGATGGAAACTTCACGTTCATAGTACCCCTATGTAAAAATGATACCCCAGAAGACTGCAACAAGGCTCAGGAATTTGCCAATACGACTCAGCTCTTAGAACAGTCTCAG ATTTCTGCAGAAATTTCTCAGGAACATTCAAGTGACACTGTAAAAGAAACTACTATCAATCCAAGCATGAGTGTGGAAAACAAAAGGAATCAAGCATCTGCTCGTGCAACTAAGAAGGCCGGTATTTCAAAAGGGGATGCAAATGAGAAGTCACAAGAAAAACATTCTAAAGGAAGCAAAAGGACACCGCGTAGTACATCTAGTAGAGCCTTAAGAAACAAAATTAGCAAAGATGATGTGCAGCAATGTACTATGAAATCTTCCTGTTCTCCAAATGTTCAAACATCTAATCTGCCGGATATGAGCACATCAGCTACTCCGCTATTTCATCAGCCTTTCACAGATTTACAACAAGTACAATTGCGGGCTCAGATTTTTGTTTATGGATCTCTCAT ACAAGGAGTCCTGCCAGATGAGGCTTGCATGTTACCAGCCTTCGGAGGAACTG ATGGAGGAAGGAGCTTATGGGAGAAAACATGGCGTGTTGCTTCAGAAAGGTTTCATAACAAGAAATCACTGACCAGCAGTTCAG AACAAGGTGTCAGCTGCAGCCCTCTCTCAAGCAAGGCTCTTAATTCCTCTGCTGGTAGGAGGGACAGCAAGACCCCAATTGCAGCAACAAAAAGTTCCATTGTTTCTTTCCAATCACCATTCCAGAATTCATCTAAGGATGTTTTACCCTCGAATATCACAAGAGGCACCTACTTAGATTCCAATCAATCTTCCCttcctctacattcatatcagaCTTCGCAGATGAGGCAGTACTTGACCAACTCTACATCTTGGTTTTCTCCAAGTCCTCATCATGCTTCGTGGGTTGTTCCATCACAAGGTTCACCTTTTGATTCAACTGCACATCATTCTTCTGCAATAGCTTCTGAAACATCTCAAGTAACACCTGCAAGAGACACTTCTAAATTTCGTGCAGCAAATATGCAGCTTACCTCTTCAAGCGCTTTGCTGCCTCGTCAAGATACTCCAAGTATTTCTGCAGTATTGTCAAGTGAGGTTCAAAATAAGGAAGCTACTCCTGTAGGAAATAAAAGCACTTCTACTAGGGAGAAGTCCAGAAAGAGGAAAAAGATTTCTTCATTGGAGGAGCCTCTGTTGAATATTTCTACTCCCCAACCTCAACTAGATTCTGCTTCTGCCACTTATGTCACTAGTAATCTACCTAGTTGTTCATCCCTTCCTCGATTGTCTAGTTCTCTAAGTCCCAGTACATCTGTTGGTTTTATTTCAACTACATCTCAAGCACCAGCTGTCCCTTACTACCAAATATTGGGGAATAGTTCTCAACAGAATATCTTCTCAAAAGAGACCTGTACTCATATTGAGCAGTCAAAGGTGCAAGCTGACATTGCTTCTGCTTCTGCTGCTGCTGCTATTAAGCACAGCCAAACTATTTGGGAACAGATGACTGCTCAAAAATCAGGCCTTCCATTGGAGGTTGAAGGGAAGCTTGTCTCTGCAGCTGTTGCTGCTGCAGCAGCTGCTTCTGTAGCAAAGGCAGCTGCAGAAGTTGCTAAGGTTGCATCCGAGGCTACAATGCAGGCTAAGATGATGGCAGATGAGGCAGTTAATTCTTCATATGCTGAAAATGGTACTCAAAGCACTGAAAGTAACCTTGATATTGGGAAAAGTTTGCTTACCTCTTCAGGTAAGGATAACATTAATGGTCTTTCAGTCATTTCTGCTGCACGAGAGGCTACAAGGAGGAGGGTAGAAGCATCCTCTGCAGCCATGAAGAGGGCTGAGAACTTGGATGCCATACTAAAAGCTGCAGAAATGGCTGCAGAAGCTGTGTCCCAAGTTGGAACCATCATTGCAATGGGGGACCCCCTACCATTCTCAATAAGTGAAATAGTAGAAGCTGGATCTGATGTTTACTGGAAACGACATCGTAAGACTAAAATTGGGGCTGAATCAAATTTACAGCCCAAGAAGAATTTAGGTCTGCATATAGCAAGTGACCATGAGTTATACACAGAACAACAAGCTGAACTGCTATCAGATCATAATAAGATAAAAGATTCTATTATTGAAAGGTCTCCTGGTAACCTGAAGTCCATATCATCAGAAGAACATTATGAAG GGCATGAGTTACAAGGCAGAGAAAAGATTGTTTCAACCGGAAGAGGTCCtacacaaggaagtaccattcAGACAGGCTCCCATGTTGAG GTTGTAGCTGAAGGTGGTCTTCAAGGAGCTTGGTTTTCTGCATTTGTCCTTGATATCAAAGATGGTAAAGCATATGTGCAGTACAAGGATCTTCCTTCTGATGAAG GTCATGAGAAGCTCAAGGAGTGGATACCACTTGAATCCAAAGGTGACCAACCTCCCAGAATACGTGCACCACATAACATAATGGTAGGTATACCAGAGGGAACAAGGAAGCGGAGGAGAGGGACTCTAAGTAATTTCAATTGGGCAGTCGGTGACAGGGTAGATGCATGGATGTGTGATCG TTGGTGGGAAGGTGTTGTCACTGATAAGAATCCAGATGATGAAACCAAATTAACTGTACACTTTTCAG GGTCCGATTTGTCAGTTGTTCGAGCTTGGAACTTACGGCCGTCACTTATTTGGGAAGATGGCCAATGGATAGAATGGTCTCGTGCGAAAGAAAAGGTTGCTCTTGAAACAtatgag GGTGATACACCCCAGGAGAAACGTCAAAAGCTTTGGCGATTAGATGACAAAAGTAAAGAAGAAATAATTGAAGGAGGATTGAATACTCACACAGGTGACTCAAGCAAGCTGGAAGAGACAAACCCACTTAATTTGTCAGCAAAGGATGTAATGTTTTCCATGGGGAAGAATGTTGGTGAGGGAAATAATGACGATGCATTTAAGGTAAAACGAGCAGGCCTTCAGAAAGATAGATCTAAGGTGGTATTTGGTGTTCCTAAGCCTGGGAAGAAACGGAAGTTTATGGAGGTTAGCAAACACTACACAGCTGATAAGACTGAAAAGGCAGCTGAAAGGAGTGATTCCATGAAGTTTGCAAAATATTTGATTCCCCAAGCATCACAGTCATGGAGGAACAGCTCAAAACAAGAGACAAAAGGAAAGCAAACCACCAACCTGAACACCAGAGTGCTTAAATCTTTGAGGTCACAGAATGTTCAGGCTAAGAGTACTGTAGATAAGGATAAACTGGTCAACAGTGCCTCTGTCTCAAATGGAGTAGAAGTGAGTCTTAAAACTTCTTTTAGCACAGGAGAGAAGAAGGATTCAATGGAAATTGGTTCTCTTCCGCATATCATTGGTAAAGTAGATGTTGCAGTCCTAGAGCCTTCTGCTCAGCCTGTTCAAGGTATTCCAGCAtctaagaagaaatcctcttctcTTGAGGTTGAAATGGGGGAGAAAGAAAAGGGTTCATCTGGTGTAGAATTGACTTCCAGATCCGAAGTTCAAGGTTTGGAAAATATTGGAAAAAGATCTGATGTTATTGAACCCCGAAGATCCAATCGTAGAATTCAGCCGACATCAAGAGTGAGCTTTCTAATTTACTTTTTTTATT TGATAAGTGCTAGCTGGGCAACTACGCAGGAATGTTACCCTCGAATTTTCCTTGGTAGCTGTCTAG TTACTGGAGGGATTGCAAAGCTCTCTGCTCATATCCAAGATTCCCAATTTTTCACATGA